The Proteiniborus ethanoligenes region TATGTATCAAATAGTGATTCTAATTCAATATCAGTTATAGAAGAAAAGGGCTTTAATATAATTGAAAATATTCCTGTTGGAGAGAGACCCCATGATATTAAGCTAGACAAGAAAAATAACAGATTATATATTTCAAATAATAATGGGTATAGTATAGATATAGTTGATTTGAATAATAATGTTCAAAAAAGATTAAAATTAAGATACAACCCAGTTCATATTTCCATAGAGGATAATATTATACTTGTGCTATCGCCACCTTCTAATGGAATGCTCAATAGTAAGCTTTTAATATATAGCATAAATGACGAATGTATAGTTAAGGAAATTGATGTTCAAGGTGTAATTGTAGATTTAATAGCTGTAGAAAACAAAAAAATAGCCTATGTGACTAATGTAGAAGATGGAAATCTTTATGAAATAGACTTAGTAGATTATAAGATTAATTCAAAATACTTAATTGGTGGAATGCCTAATAATATAACAAGAAAAAATGAAGAGCTATATATTTCGGATGCATTTTATAATAGAGTTGTTATCTTTAATTATAAAAAGGGTAAAATATTGTATAGCATAGATGTAGGATTAGAACCAAATGGAATAATATTAATTTAACCAGGAGGACATTGATGGGAGAAAAACAATGGTATAAGAAAAATCTTGAAGAACTAATGAATGAACTAAATGTTCAAACTAAAATTGGGCTAGACAGTGAAGAAGTTTTAAAGAGAAGAAATGAATATGGGGATAACAGTATAAAAACAGCAGGTAAGAAATCTGTTGTTTTGATGTTTTTTAATCAGTTTAAGGATTTTATGGTAATTATATTGATACTTGCTTCTTTAATATCAGGTTTTTTAGGAGAGATAAGTGATACTATTATCATCCTATTAGTAGTCTTATTAAATGCAATACTAGGGGTCATTCAAGAAAACAAAGCTGAAAAATCCTTAGAAGCATTGAAAAATCTATCAACACCAAATGCTAAGGTTATTAGAGAAGGAAATATTTTAGAAATTAAGTCTATAGATGTGGTTCCAGGTGATGTAGTGATTATAGAAGCGGGAGACTTTGTTCCTGCTGATGGTGTTATTATTGAGAGCGCTAGTCTCATGATAGAAGAATCAGCCCTTACGGGAGAATCAGTACCTGTAGAAAAAAATACTAATACCCTTGAAGGGGACAATATCCCTTTAGGAGATAGAAAAAATTTTGCATACACTTCTAGTTTAGTGACTAATGGCAGAGGAAAGTTTATTGCAACAGGCACTGGAATGAATACAGAAATAGGTAAAATCGCACAAATGATTCAAAGTCAAGAGGATACAAAGACCCCTCTACAGGTTAAACTAGATGAATTAGGAAAATTATTAGGTATAGGTGCCATAGTTGTATGTGGCATAATATTTTTTATTGGTTTCTTGCAAAACAGACCTGTTCTAGACATGTTTATGACCTCTGTATCTCTTGCGGTAGCAGCTATACCAGAAGGACTTCCTGCTATTGTCACCATAGTATTGTCTATAGGTGTTCAAAATATGATAGATAACAATGCTATTATAAGAAAGCTGCCTGCTGTAGAAACCCTAGGAACAGCTTCTGTTATTTGTTCAGATAAAACTGGTACACTTACACAAAATAAAATGACTGTTACAAAGCTGTATACATATGACAAATTAATAGATATAGATCAGGCAAATATGGAAAATCCAACTGAATTAACTGCAATTATGACAGGATTATTGTGTAATGATGCTTCTTTAGATTCAGATAAGGGAGAAAAAAAGGCAATAGGAGATCCGACAGAAGTAGCACTTATAGTTGCAGCAGAACGTTTTGGATTGCTTAGAAAACAACAGGAAAGCTATTATGAAAGAGTTGGAGAGCTTCCCTTTGATTCTGAAAGAAAGCTAATGACTACAATTAATACCTTTAATAATGGATATAGAGTATTTACAAAGGGTGCATTGGATGTTTTGATAGGAAGATGCAACAAAATAATGATTGGAAAAGATGAAGTAGAATTAACAGAAGATATTATAGAAAAAATC contains the following coding sequences:
- a CDS encoding YncE family protein, whose protein sequence is MGLCENKLIVANTGSDSLSIIDTRTHELIDTIFLWESVKANKKSTSNGPYVGPHHIFFDEKDIIYSANSYNNTVYKINIELKEIVDMVYVGSFPSHLVVHNGYIYVSNSDSNSISVIEEKGFNIIENIPVGERPHDIKLDKKNNRLYISNNNGYSIDIVDLNNNVQKRLKLRYNPVHISIEDNIILVLSPPSNGMLNSKLLIYSINDECIVKEIDVQGVIVDLIAVENKKIAYVTNVEDGNLYEIDLVDYKINSKYLIGGMPNNITRKNEELYISDAFYNRVVIFNYKKGKILYSIDVGLEPNGIILI
- a CDS encoding calcium-translocating P-type ATPase, PMCA-type, translating into MGEKQWYKKNLEELMNELNVQTKIGLDSEEVLKRRNEYGDNSIKTAGKKSVVLMFFNQFKDFMVIILILASLISGFLGEISDTIIILLVVLLNAILGVIQENKAEKSLEALKNLSTPNAKVIREGNILEIKSIDVVPGDVVIIEAGDFVPADGVIIESASLMIEESALTGESVPVEKNTNTLEGDNIPLGDRKNFAYTSSLVTNGRGKFIATGTGMNTEIGKIAQMIQSQEDTKTPLQVKLDELGKLLGIGAIVVCGIIFFIGFLQNRPVLDMFMTSVSLAVAAIPEGLPAIVTIVLSIGVQNMIDNNAIIRKLPAVETLGTASVICSDKTGTLTQNKMTVTKLYTYDKLIDIDQANMENPTELTAIMTGLLCNDASLDSDKGEKKAIGDPTEVALIVAAERFGLLRKQQESYYERVGELPFDSERKLMTTINTFNNGYRVFTKGALDVLIGRCNKIMIGKDEVELTEDIIEKIKGTNEELSSKALRVLALAYKDIPSIPDNLNSETLEKDLVFVGMQGMIDPPREEAKLAVQKSKEAGIRPIMITGDHKITAMAIAKELGILEEGQEAIEGIALEKLTDEELYNSIEKYSVYARVSPEHKVRIVEGWQKKGKIVAMTGDGVNDAPALKRADIGCAMGITGTDVSKEAADMVLTDDNFATIVAAVEEGRTIFDNIKKSIHFLLSCNIGEVVALFISIVLKLPIPLLPIHILWINLITDSLPALALGVDPAEKDIMKRKPRNPKKSIFSDGLGLMLAVEGTIIGILTLAAFNIGSNESLTIGRTMAFTTLSLSQLVHTFNTRSIDKSIFKIGFTTNKKLLGAILISLLLMLGIIFIPALREIFKLGFLSPLQWGIVLGLSLIILVAVELIKALTNLTKNQKELA